One Mesorhizobium sp. J428 DNA segment encodes these proteins:
- a CDS encoding AAA family ATPase, whose translation MLINGAYSTGKTTLLQSCVDLLRSGGRDVIGLDETARHCPFPLNRDQSFLSTQWLIHRQISREIESFSEENILIIDRGIPDIFAHYLETCDRLGTTSPEIEVLVDFLIIWCNTYDLVITTEIDQVVDIIDDGLRIPDKRYRELMGQYNISALSRLMRRSVTLPRSVQSDSELLHKFIVETIIT comes from the coding sequence GTGCTTATAAACGGTGCCTATTCGACAGGCAAAACAACTCTTCTCCAGTCATGTGTTGATTTACTAAGGAGCGGCGGTCGAGACGTGATAGGGTTGGATGAGACTGCCCGCCATTGTCCATTTCCCCTTAACCGAGATCAATCATTCTTGAGTACTCAATGGCTAATACATCGCCAGATATCGCGTGAAATCGAATCTTTTTCCGAAGAAAATATTTTGATTATTGATCGAGGAATTCCAGACATATTTGCGCACTATTTGGAGACGTGTGACCGGCTAGGAACCACATCGCCTGAGATAGAAGTCTTGGTGGATTTTCTGATTATTTGGTGTAATACATACGACTTGGTCATTACCACCGAGATTGATCAAGTTGTTGACATCATAGACGACGGTCTGCGTATACCCGATAAAAGATACCGGGAGCTGATGGGGCAATACAACATATCGGCGCTGTCGCGCTTGATGCGACGGAGCGTTACTCTGCCTCGATCCGTTCAATCAGACAGCGAGTTACTTCATAAATTTATCGTGGAGACAATTATAACTTGA
- a CDS encoding MaoC family dehydratase has translation MAGLYFDELSVGQVFRHEIRRTITEADNVWFSAITHNPAYLHLDEEYCRTETEFGTRIVNSCFTLSLMVGISVGETTLGTAIANLGWDEVRFPRPVFHGDTIRVETEVAELRESKSRPDQGIVTFIHRAYNQKNELVASCRRAGLQKKRPA, from the coding sequence ATGGCAGGTCTCTATTTCGACGAACTCAGCGTGGGCCAGGTCTTCCGCCACGAGATCCGCCGCACCATCACCGAGGCCGACAATGTCTGGTTCTCGGCCATCACCCACAACCCGGCCTATCTCCACCTCGACGAGGAATACTGCCGCACCGAGACCGAGTTCGGCACCCGCATCGTCAACTCCTGCTTCACGCTGTCGCTGATGGTCGGCATCTCCGTCGGCGAGACGACGCTCGGCACGGCCATCGCCAACCTCGGCTGGGACGAGGTGCGTTTCCCCAGGCCCGTCTTCCACGGCGACACCATCCGCGTCGAGACCGAGGTCGCCGAGCTGCGCGAGTCGAAGTCGCGGCCCGACCAGGGCATCGTCACCTTCATCCACCGCGCCTACAACCAGAAGAACGAGCTCGTTGCGTCGTGCCGCCGCGCCGGCCTGCAGAAGAAGAGGCCGGCATGA
- a CDS encoding CoA ester lyase, protein MIPRSLLFVPADSEKKLAKGLSSGADALILDLEDSVSPERKQVARDMAAAFLAENRGGNGPALWVRVNPLAQGGLADLVAIVRAAPAGLIVPKPDGPSDLLSLGLMLDALEARDGIAAPIPLIPIATETPRAVLSLADYAQVPVPRLAAITWGAEDLAAALGARANRGPDGTLDLTYRLARSSCLIAAKAAGVAAIDTVWTDFSDAAGFAADCAAAAREGFSGRMAIHPNQVAVINAAFTPSPEEVAHAREVVAAFAAAPGAGVVNLGGRMFDVPHLKQARALIAQAEAFAERG, encoded by the coding sequence ATGATCCCCCGCTCGCTCCTCTTCGTCCCCGCCGATTCCGAGAAGAAGCTCGCCAAGGGCCTTTCCTCCGGTGCCGACGCCCTGATCCTCGACCTGGAGGACTCCGTCTCGCCGGAGCGCAAGCAGGTCGCGCGCGACATGGCCGCGGCCTTCCTCGCCGAGAACCGTGGCGGCAACGGCCCCGCGCTCTGGGTGCGGGTCAACCCGCTCGCGCAGGGCGGGCTCGCCGATCTCGTCGCGATCGTGCGCGCCGCGCCCGCCGGTCTGATCGTGCCCAAGCCCGACGGCCCCTCCGACCTCCTCTCGCTTGGCCTGATGCTCGACGCGCTGGAGGCCCGCGACGGCATCGCCGCGCCCATCCCGCTCATCCCCATCGCCACCGAGACGCCCCGGGCCGTGCTGTCGCTGGCCGACTACGCGCAGGTTCCCGTGCCGCGCCTCGCCGCCATCACCTGGGGCGCGGAGGATCTCGCCGCCGCCCTCGGCGCCCGCGCCAACCGCGGGCCGGACGGCACGCTCGACCTGACCTACCGCCTCGCCCGCTCCTCCTGCCTCATTGCGGCGAAGGCTGCGGGCGTCGCGGCCATCGACACGGTCTGGACCGACTTCTCCGACGCCGCGGGCTTCGCGGCCGACTGCGCGGCCGCCGCGCGCGAGGGCTTTTCCGGCCGCATGGCCATCCACCCCAACCAGGTCGCCGTCATCAACGCCGCCTTCACCCCCTCGCCCGAGGAGGTCGCGCACGCACGGGAGGTGGTCGCCGCCTTCGCCGCCGCGCCGGGCGCCGGCGTCGTCAACCTCGGCGGCAGGATGTTCGACGTGCCCCACCTGAAACAGGCCCGCGCCCTCATCGCGCAGGCCGAGGCCTTCGCGGAGCGCGGCTAG